ACACAAGGGTGAGCTCGCCGGCCTGACGATGAGTTACGTCGGTGACGGTGCCAACAACATGGCCCATTCCTACCTGCTCGGTGGCGCGCTCGCCGGCATGAACGTGCGCATCGGCACGCCGGCCACTCACCAACCGCAGCAGGCGATCGTCGATCGTGCCCGCGAGATCGCCTCGCAGACAGGCGGATCGGTGCAGGTGAACGACGACCCGGTCGGCACCGTCACCGGCGCCGACGTGGTCATCACCGACACCTGGGTCTCGATGGGCCAGGAAGCCGAGGCCGGTGACCGCAAGGGCACCGAGAGCCCGTTCACCCCCTTCGCCCTCGACGCCGACCTGCTCGGGCACGCCGCGTCCGACGCCATCGTGCTGCACTGCCTGCCGGCCTACCGCGGCTACGAGATCAGCGCCGACGTCATCGACGGCCCGCAGTCGGTCGTCTGGGACGAGGCCGAGAACCGGTTGCACGCACAGAAGGCGTTGATGGCGTTCTTGCTGGAGCAGGCGTGATCACCACCCGCACCTCGCGGCACCAGGCGATCGCCGACGTGCTCGCCCGCGAGGACGTGGGGTCGCAGACCCGGTTGTCGCAGTTGCTCGCCGATCGCGGGTTCACCGTGACACAGGCGACGCTGTCGCGCGACCTCGACGAACTCGGCGCGGTGAAGATCCGCAAGGACGGGCAACTGGTCTACGCGGTGCCGGCCGAGGGCGGCGACGGCACCGGGTTCGCCTCGCTCGCCGACCCTGACGGACGGCTGCGCAAGGCGTGTGTCGACCTGTTGGTCTCGGCCGAGCACGCCGAGAATCTCGTGGTGCTGAAGACCCCGCCTGGCGGCGCGAACCTGCTCGCCTCGGCCATCGACCACGCACGACCACAACACATTCTCGGCACCATTGCCGGGGATGACACGATCATGGTGATCACGGCGTCCCGCAAGGCGGCGCCGCTGGTCCGCGACCATCTCATTCGACTCGCACAAGGGCAGGCATGACCGACCACAACGACGCGACCACTCCCGCTTCCGCACCCGCTCCGGCACCCGAGGCCGCCGGCTCCGGCGAGCGAATCAGTCTGTGGGGCGGACGTTTTGCCGGTGGGCCGGCCGACGCGCTCGCGACGTTGTCGAAATCGACCCACTTCGACTGGCGCCTCGCGGCCTACGACATCGCCGGCTCGAAGGCGCACGCCCGCGTGCTGCACTCGGCCGGGCTGCTCGACGACGCACAGCGCGACGGCATGATCGACGCC
This genomic stretch from Calidifontibacter indicus harbors:
- the argR gene encoding arginine repressor — translated: MITTRTSRHQAIADVLAREDVGSQTRLSQLLADRGFTVTQATLSRDLDELGAVKIRKDGQLVYAVPAEGGDGTGFASLADPDGRLRKACVDLLVSAEHAENLVVLKTPPGGANLLASAIDHARPQHILGTIAGDDTIMVITASRKAAPLVRDHLIRLAQGQA
- the argF gene encoding ornithine carbamoyltransferase produces the protein MTRHFLRDDDLSPAEQAQVLRTAARMKADRTAIQPLAGPQGVAIIFDKPTLRTQLSFSTGVAELGGFPTVVDGNLAQIGVRESIPDVARVLGRQVSLIVWRTYGQDRIEQMAEYAGVPVVNALTDDFHPCQILADLLTITEHKGELAGLTMSYVGDGANNMAHSYLLGGALAGMNVRIGTPATHQPQQAIVDRAREIASQTGGSVQVNDDPVGTVTGADVVITDTWVSMGQEAEAGDRKGTESPFTPFALDADLLGHAASDAIVLHCLPAYRGYEISADVIDGPQSVVWDEAENRLHAQKALMAFLLEQA